One window from the genome of Phormidium ambiguum IAM M-71 encodes:
- a CDS encoding PAS domain-containing protein, translating into MFKLPSIEIAIALEQSLEKLNEIVLRFHQSNNLEALLNYGVGVIQELLESDRTLIYQFLPTGDGVIIAESVKEGWQPIIGQLIYDPCFENHWAQQYHQGQVREISDVANSDLAPCHIEFLTQIQVKAYLVVPIIVRNLSNSQGGKEAELWGLLIVQQCSAPRIWQSLEVQVIKQLSLQLEIAIAHFKAQNQWQTNLQKLRQSNIQQEQLQASLQQEQERWQLAIQGSNDGIWDWNILSDELFLSPRWKEMLGYQDDEIENNVAVWESHLHPEDLNQVKQAIQDHLIHKNAFFAIEQRMRCKDGSYKWILARAQAVWDETGRAVRMVGFHTDISDRKQAELALQEQEETLRLLIKYAPANIAMFDRNMNYLMITQRGVDACQIGSIESVLGRSHYEILPFATQWRDIHQRCLAGAIEKSDESLLIREDGTQYWTKWEIHPWYKPNQVIGGIILFIEDITADKQAEEELQRSVAELKRLHQLKDDFLSTVSHELRTPMANIRMAIQILEIQLKNLGLLTEESNLINRSLAILDTESQREIKLINDLLNLTMLDAETELMNLTLIDLSFWVPHIAEPFIKQSQQHQQRLSIEISPDLPTIRIDLSYLERIVTELLNNAIKYTPAGEEINLLVETNSESIDIVVRNSGVEIAAVERDRIFDKFYRIPNHDPWKYGGTGLGLTLVKKMVNCLGGTISVNSTSQPSMTTFIVRLPIS; encoded by the coding sequence ATGTTCAAATTACCTTCTATTGAGATAGCAATAGCGCTTGAGCAAAGTTTGGAAAAATTAAATGAAATAGTGCTGCGTTTCCATCAATCGAATAATTTGGAGGCACTTCTGAATTATGGGGTGGGAGTAATTCAAGAATTGTTAGAAAGCGATCGCACTTTGATCTACCAATTTTTACCCACTGGTGATGGAGTTATAATTGCTGAATCAGTCAAAGAAGGCTGGCAACCAATTATTGGACAATTGATTTACGATCCTTGTTTTGAAAATCATTGGGCGCAACAATATCATCAAGGTCAGGTAAGAGAGATTTCTGATGTAGCAAACAGCGATCTTGCTCCTTGCCATATTGAGTTTTTGACTCAAATACAAGTAAAAGCCTACTTGGTTGTGCCAATTATTGTGAGAAATTTATCCAATTCTCAGGGTGGAAAGGAAGCGGAACTTTGGGGTTTGTTGATTGTACAACAATGTAGTGCGCCACGTATATGGCAATCATTAGAAGTGCAGGTAATTAAGCAGCTTAGTTTGCAATTAGAGATTGCGATCGCTCACTTCAAAGCACAAAATCAATGGCAAACTAACCTACAAAAGTTACGTCAATCTAATATTCAACAAGAACAGTTACAAGCTTCTTTACAACAAGAACAAGAACGCTGGCAATTGGCAATTCAAGGTAGCAATGATGGAATTTGGGATTGGAATATCCTCAGTGATGAATTATTCCTATCTCCTAGATGGAAAGAAATGTTGGGTTATCAAGATGATGAAATAGAAAATAACGTAGCCGTTTGGGAAAGCCATCTGCATCCAGAGGATTTGAATCAAGTCAAACAAGCTATTCAAGACCACTTAATTCATAAAAATGCTTTTTTTGCGATTGAACAACGAATGCGGTGCAAAGATGGCTCCTACAAATGGATTTTAGCTCGCGCTCAAGCGGTGTGGGATGAAACTGGACGAGCGGTGCGAATGGTCGGTTTTCATACTGATATTAGCGATCGCAAACAAGCTGAACTCGCTCTCCAAGAACAAGAGGAAACCCTGCGGTTACTGATCAAATATGCTCCAGCAAATATTGCCATGTTCGATCGAAATATGAATTATTTGATGATTACTCAACGAGGAGTTGATGCTTGTCAGATAGGTTCAATTGAATCAGTTTTAGGGCGTTCTCATTACGAAATTTTGCCTTTTGCCACACAATGGCGAGATATCCATCAACGATGTTTAGCGGGGGCAATTGAGAAATCTGATGAAAGTTTATTAATCCGAGAAGATGGCACTCAATATTGGACAAAATGGGAAATTCACCCTTGGTATAAACCAAATCAAGTTATTGGGGGAATCATTTTGTTTATTGAAGATATTACGGCTGATAAACAAGCAGAAGAAGAATTACAGCGTTCTGTTGCCGAATTGAAGCGACTCCATCAACTCAAAGATGATTTTCTCAGTACGGTCTCTCATGAATTGCGGACTCCAATGGCTAATATTAGAATGGCAATTCAAATCCTAGAAATTCAATTGAAAAATTTAGGTTTACTGACTGAAGAATCAAATTTAATTAACAGATCTTTGGCAATTTTAGACACTGAATCTCAGCGAGAGATTAAACTGATTAATGATTTACTAAATCTCACTATGTTAGATGCAGAAACAGAATTGATGAATCTTACGCTGATAGATTTATCCTTTTGGGTGCCCCATATTGCTGAACCATTTATAAAACAAAGTCAACAACATCAACAACGTCTCAGTATAGAAATTTCTCCAGATCTGCCTACAATTAGAATTGATTTATCTTATTTGGAACGTATTGTTACTGAATTGCTAAATAATGCAATTAAGTATACTCCGGCTGGAGAAGAGATTAATTTGTTAGTCGAAACAAATTCCGAAAGTATAGATATTGTTGTGCGTAACTCTGGTGTAGAAATTGCTGCTGTAGAACGCGATCGCATTTTTGACAAATTCTACCGCATTCCCAATCATGACCCCTGGAAATATGGGGGAACAGGTTTGGGACTCACTTTAGTCAAAAAAATGGTCAATTGTTTGGGGGGAACAATCTCTGTTAATAGTACTAGTCAGCCTAGCATGACAACATTTATCGTTCGTTTACCCATAAGTTAA
- a CDS encoding homoserine dehydrogenase — MSFKIGLLGLGTVGTGTAEILLSPEGRHPLVQELEVYRVGVRDLSKPRDVQLSKEILTTDLEAIATDPEVDIVVELLGGLEPARSLILKAIAHGKHVVTANKAVISRFAAEIFDAANEKGVYVMLEAAVGGGIPVIQPLKQALGVNRIQTITGIVNGTTNYILTRMQNEGADFADVLADAQKLGYAEADPTADVEGLDAADKIAILASLAFGGRIKLDEVYHEGITKVGAADIAYAEKLGFVIKLLAVAKQMTVASNEPEQLQVRVHPTLVPKQHPLASVSGVYNAIFVEGDPIGQVMFYGRGAGAGPTASAVVSDILNIASILKTSAVPQSPVSNLHPLLACTHQHYCQIAPMEELVTRFYARFLTKDSPGVIGHLGTAFGNHGVSLESVVQTGFRGDLAEIVVVTHDVREGNFRQALAEIRALEAVDSIASLLRVL, encoded by the coding sequence GTGAGTTTTAAAATTGGTTTACTGGGACTAGGAACGGTGGGAACGGGAACGGCGGAAATTTTGCTCTCTCCAGAAGGTCGTCATCCGTTGGTGCAAGAATTGGAAGTTTATCGGGTGGGAGTGCGCGATCTCTCGAAACCCCGCGATGTGCAATTATCTAAGGAGATTCTGACTACTGATTTGGAAGCGATCGCTACAGACCCAGAAGTTGATATTGTGGTAGAACTTTTGGGAGGGTTGGAACCTGCGCGATCGCTCATCCTCAAAGCTATTGCTCACGGGAAGCACGTCGTTACCGCTAACAAAGCCGTAATTTCCCGTTTTGCCGCAGAAATCTTTGATGCCGCTAACGAAAAAGGCGTTTATGTCATGTTGGAAGCAGCCGTCGGCGGCGGTATTCCAGTAATTCAACCTTTGAAACAAGCTTTAGGCGTTAACCGCATTCAAACAATTACAGGTATCGTTAACGGTACGACTAACTACATCCTCACCCGGATGCAAAACGAAGGTGCTGATTTTGCTGATGTTTTAGCTGATGCTCAAAAGTTGGGTTATGCTGAAGCCGACCCTACAGCAGATGTGGAAGGTTTAGATGCGGCTGATAAAATTGCCATTCTCGCTTCTTTGGCTTTTGGCGGACGCATCAAGTTAGATGAAGTTTATCACGAAGGAATTACTAAAGTCGGAGCCGCAGATATTGCTTACGCCGAAAAGTTGGGTTTTGTCATTAAGTTACTCGCGGTTGCCAAACAGATGACTGTTGCATCCAATGAACCAGAACAGTTACAAGTAAGAGTTCATCCGACTTTAGTTCCCAAACAGCATCCTTTGGCTAGTGTCAGCGGCGTTTACAATGCGATTTTCGTCGAAGGCGATCCGATCGGTCAAGTGATGTTCTACGGCAGAGGCGCAGGTGCAGGCCCAACCGCTAGCGCCGTAGTTTCTGATATTCTCAACATAGCCTCCATTCTCAAAACCTCAGCAGTTCCTCAATCCCCAGTCTCTAATCTCCATCCTCTGTTAGCTTGCACTCATCAACATTATTGCCAAATTGCGCCAATGGAAGAATTGGTGACGCGATTTTACGCTCGTTTCTTGACAAAAGACTCGCCTGGTGTTATAGGCCACCTGGGAACTGCTTTCGGAAATCATGGTGTCAGCTTGGAATCTGTTGTCCAAACAGGTTTTCGCGGCGATTTAGCGGAAATTGTCGTAGTAACTCATGATGTTCGAGAAGGCAATTTCCGTCAGGCGTTGGCAGAAATTCGGGCGCTAGAAGCTGTAGATAGTATTGCCAGTTTGCTCAGAGTTTTGTAA
- a CDS encoding Asr1405/Asl0597 family protein — translation MEQSSTNPTDSQLVAVARSDRWQVYRRLQALEIPCCCNGNGGLEVKISSPLAAIQLWCVIKQLTAPRSELIAQLNRCWELKS, via the coding sequence ATGGAGCAATCGAGTACAAATCCCACAGATTCACAGTTAGTGGCGGTAGCGCGGAGCGATCGCTGGCAAGTCTACCGCCGACTACAAGCTTTAGAAATTCCCTGCTGTTGCAACGGCAACGGTGGTTTAGAAGTCAAGATAAGTAGCCCATTAGCAGCGATTCAACTGTGGTGCGTCATCAAGCAATTGACAGCACCTCGCAGCGAGTTAATCGCGCAGTTGAACCGTTGCTGGGAACTCAAGTCATAA
- a CDS encoding (2Fe-2S) ferredoxin domain-containing protein, with product MGKKNCQVTEFCLEGRFVGFVLEDGYKIKLLRLETAEGESWIKLSKEARAGLGQVLLPGDWIEVCGDRKLDTFTGTAKLKAYSIKLKSEGQRQVVPSDVKVSQPKKKPACILVCQKSDCCKRGAMEVSQALAEGLRDRNLEQEVTIKGTGCMKYCKAGPNIVMPDKTAYRRIDASEVPEILDRHFATENQSKDAVPVLASVV from the coding sequence ATGGGTAAGAAAAATTGTCAAGTAACAGAATTTTGCCTCGAAGGACGGTTTGTTGGCTTTGTGCTGGAGGATGGTTACAAAATTAAGTTGTTGCGACTGGAGACCGCAGAAGGCGAATCTTGGATTAAACTTTCTAAAGAGGCAAGGGCTGGGTTAGGACAAGTTTTATTACCCGGAGATTGGATCGAAGTTTGTGGCGATCGGAAGTTGGATACATTCACTGGCACAGCGAAGTTGAAAGCGTATAGTATTAAGCTGAAGTCGGAGGGACAAAGGCAAGTAGTTCCCTCAGACGTGAAAGTTTCCCAGCCAAAGAAAAAGCCAGCTTGTATTTTAGTTTGTCAGAAGTCGGATTGCTGCAAGCGGGGGGCGATGGAAGTTAGTCAGGCGTTGGCGGAAGGTTTGCGCGATCGCAATTTGGAACAAGAAGTCACGATCAAAGGCACAGGCTGTATGAAATATTGTAAAGCAGGGCCAAATATTGTTATGCCAGATAAAACTGCTTATCGGCGAATTGATGCTAGTGAAGTGCCGGAAATTTTAGATAGACATTTTGCTACCGAAAATCAATCTAAAGATGCGGTTCCAGTTTTAGCAAGTGTGGTTTAA
- a CDS encoding S-layer homology domain-containing protein, which yields MTESQRPEPQSSKREPLGFDEFVAVLVALLSIGGIFFWILSKNPNSWNLTSNTPAQVAPSPRSSLLTPRIILPWLANRSVDRERREARERMNTTTENRVVPVDPQRNRTQLGVVPEVAQPVAPGAVALAPVPVPQTVETPATTTVKVIPLQPKVVPVVPVVVAPVTRATQPVKLVDVPGNYWATPYILGLQKQGVIGAFPGGYFRPNQPVNRAEFAAVLEKGLGTKITNQTAEFKDINNSFWATPAIKKATGSEYLAGYPDQTFRPKVQIPRVQAIVALASGLNLPEPANPDQILNQKYKDAAQIPAYARKKVAAATQAGIVVNHPNTNVLNPNQNATRAEIAALVYQARVKQGKAQNVNGKYVVKP from the coding sequence ATGACAGAATCACAACGCCCAGAACCTCAATCATCAAAAAGAGAGCCTTTAGGGTTTGATGAATTTGTGGCAGTCTTGGTTGCCTTATTATCGATCGGCGGGATTTTCTTTTGGATCTTAAGTAAAAATCCTAATAGTTGGAATTTAACCAGTAACACACCTGCTCAAGTTGCGCCGAGTCCCAGGAGTTCATTACTCACACCAAGAATAATTTTACCTTGGTTGGCGAATCGTTCAGTCGATCGGGAAAGGAGAGAAGCCAGAGAACGGATGAACACGACAACTGAGAACAGAGTTGTACCTGTCGATCCACAAAGAAACAGAACTCAATTAGGGGTTGTTCCTGAAGTTGCTCAACCTGTTGCACCTGGAGCAGTTGCGCTCGCGCCCGTACCCGTACCGCAAACAGTGGAAACGCCAGCAACAACAACAGTTAAAGTAATTCCTTTACAACCAAAAGTTGTACCTGTAGTTCCCGTAGTAGTAGCACCAGTAACACGAGCAACTCAACCAGTTAAATTAGTAGATGTTCCAGGTAATTATTGGGCAACTCCCTATATTTTAGGATTGCAAAAACAAGGAGTAATTGGTGCTTTTCCCGGTGGATATTTTCGACCAAATCAACCTGTGAATCGTGCCGAATTCGCCGCAGTTTTAGAAAAAGGTTTGGGGACAAAAATTACTAATCAAACCGCAGAATTTAAAGATATAAATAATAGTTTTTGGGCGACTCCAGCAATTAAAAAAGCCACAGGAAGCGAATATTTAGCAGGTTATCCAGACCAAACTTTCCGCCCCAAAGTACAAATTCCGCGAGTGCAAGCGATCGTTGCTTTAGCTAGCGGGTTGAATTTACCAGAACCCGCTAATCCAGATCAAATTTTAAACCAAAAATATAAAGATGCCGCCCAAATTCCTGCTTATGCGCGGAAGAAAGTTGCCGCAGCTACCCAAGCAGGAATTGTGGTAAATCATCCGAATACAAATGTGTTAAATCCAAATCAAAATGCGACTCGTGCGGAAATAGCTGCTTTGGTTTATCAAGCAAGAGTGAAGCAAGGTAAAGCACAGAATGTTAATGGTAAATATGTAGTGAAACCTTAA
- a CDS encoding DUF4132 domain-containing protein, with translation MDRDRPKSNAIALSEESVQLILEDFGRYQEPLPQAILQYLVEGGDDAILQQLQERYMPMIDERSAAFRGWDPSPSPALRYQMLHTLTTQDIEFYYRLARIYAVEAENLRWLSIGWLGLFFMFLGNNRFFFSLEQPPTPPPVITAHLIESLLVRFGDRTDTLARLVFLAELRQANSGNPVRLAWIGASLPEFSAYSLKHESVIREALDYAAVEARIHALNMLAVCQMSPIPFASLLVDRATAKSKLERAAAFIVIQREARAMVPFVQAKAQTGNATERAHAARLLMDLIGIEARLFLEERLEIEQTATVKDAIEQVLFYIAILSEPEPEILLSPLPIVVLEAPLPASVREEIERVLNQCYELAQGKYEEQQGHLYPSIPQPQPPSPEFVDRVFECLQFGTAAECFALQPIYHYLINSQVHPQFRQLLEIPELDLIHVTRLLLLMQRIPTQSQTLVPTPTIPQCLHWGESEIITNNVLQPWCQRRQPNGSLRYLVSGFEALGISGDTIAWKMLTLEESPFWSWGEQAIWEYFAERLSILDVLFGLGSLTQIYYSHEQTARRQLFQILELCPQLPARFIPQLWDIALNGNQREMCLAQRCLDKRPGTQERLHQLVNHSERSIQIIAIQWLIDRLDRTAIPQFQEALRRQPTGTVRDLLLRGLEKLGISIDRFVDRSQLHQESQVGLRKGMPQALSWFPFGALPKVRWHDREEPVPIQILIWFIVQSYQQKNPEPSPVLRQYAKLWKKEDCQRFGQFVLESWINQDTQVASAVKEKGILAVAGACGGAAMVPAIDRYLKTYFGNRLAQCLALLQMLTWSDDFAAIQLLLSVANRFRTAKIQEAAQQCVQQLAQRQGWTLAELGDRTIPWCGLAEDGTLLLDYGSRQFTAHLNAECQLVLSDDSGKVLKSLPTARKDDDAELVKVAKQQWTATKKQLELVRSQQQTRLYEALCTQRSWTFSDWEIFLHQNPIVGRWCQRLIWAVFIDNSVHPVQTFRPQENGSLIDAENNVVTVSPTACVRLAQATLLSDELTQSWQKHLINSQITPLFDNWTAVYSLPKVNQEMTEITDFVGLSLSRHQLRQRAMQQGYLPKTAEFEHGWTVDYRKHFESMNLEAVIDFSGDSPVSEEDFEVQLGEVYFWQKRKVPLAEVPPVLLSIVWSEILAIVKSVIGVEKVS, from the coding sequence ATGGATCGAGATCGACCCAAAAGTAACGCGATCGCTTTATCAGAAGAGTCCGTTCAATTGATTTTGGAAGATTTTGGGCGGTATCAAGAACCGCTTCCCCAAGCTATTCTTCAGTATCTAGTTGAAGGTGGGGATGATGCTATTTTGCAGCAATTGCAAGAACGTTATATGCCAATGATAGATGAACGAAGTGCAGCGTTTCGGGGCTGGGACCCTTCTCCGTCCCCTGCACTTCGCTATCAGATGCTGCATACTTTGACGACGCAAGACATCGAGTTTTACTATCGATTGGCTCGAATATATGCCGTTGAAGCAGAGAACTTGCGATGGCTGTCTATCGGTTGGTTGGGCCTATTTTTCATGTTTTTGGGGAACAATCGGTTCTTTTTTTCTTTGGAACAGCCACCGACTCCACCCCCGGTAATTACTGCTCATTTAATCGAGTCTCTCTTGGTGCGGTTTGGCGATCGCACTGACACGCTGGCGCGACTGGTATTTTTGGCAGAGCTTCGACAAGCAAACTCTGGTAACCCAGTGCGATTAGCTTGGATTGGGGCAAGTTTGCCTGAATTTAGCGCCTACAGTCTCAAGCACGAGTCCGTGATTCGGGAAGCTTTGGATTATGCGGCGGTAGAAGCACGAATTCATGCTTTGAATATGCTTGCAGTCTGTCAGATGTCGCCGATTCCGTTTGCTTCGCTGTTGGTCGATCGCGCAACTGCTAAATCTAAACTTGAACGCGCCGCCGCCTTCATAGTAATACAGCGAGAAGCTAGGGCGATGGTTCCTTTCGTTCAAGCCAAAGCTCAAACTGGAAACGCCACAGAACGCGCTCATGCTGCTAGATTACTGATGGATTTAATCGGAATTGAAGCCCGTTTGTTTCTGGAAGAACGGCTAGAAATTGAACAGACGGCAACAGTTAAAGATGCCATTGAGCAAGTCTTGTTCTACATAGCAATCCTGAGTGAGCCAGAACCAGAAATCCTCTTATCACCTTTACCGATCGTGGTTTTAGAAGCTCCCTTACCAGCATCGGTGCGCGAGGAAATCGAGAGGGTGTTGAATCAATGCTACGAGCTAGCCCAAGGGAAATATGAAGAACAGCAGGGCCATCTATATCCCAGTATTCCCCAACCCCAACCGCCATCACCAGAGTTTGTCGATCGCGTATTTGAATGTCTTCAGTTTGGTACGGCAGCAGAGTGTTTCGCGCTCCAACCCATATATCATTACCTAATTAATTCGCAGGTTCATCCTCAGTTTCGGCAACTGCTGGAAATCCCGGAGTTAGACCTGATTCATGTCACCCGTCTGCTCTTGTTAATGCAACGGATACCTACCCAATCCCAGACTTTAGTTCCAACTCCAACGATTCCCCAATGTTTGCACTGGGGAGAATCAGAAATTATCACGAACAACGTTTTGCAACCCTGGTGTCAACGCCGTCAACCTAATGGTAGTCTGCGTTATCTAGTATCTGGCTTTGAGGCTTTGGGCATTTCTGGAGATACGATCGCCTGGAAGATGTTGACTTTGGAGGAATCGCCATTTTGGTCTTGGGGCGAGCAAGCGATTTGGGAGTATTTCGCGGAACGGTTGTCAATTTTGGATGTTTTGTTTGGATTAGGCTCCTTGACGCAGATTTACTACTCTCATGAACAAACTGCCCGTCGCCAGCTGTTCCAAATTTTAGAATTGTGTCCCCAACTGCCTGCCCGCTTCATCCCGCAACTTTGGGACATTGCTTTGAACGGAAACCAAAGGGAAATGTGCTTGGCACAACGTTGTCTAGATAAACGTCCCGGAACTCAAGAACGGCTGCATCAATTGGTCAATCACAGCGAGCGATCGATCCAAATTATTGCGATTCAATGGTTAATCGATCGTTTAGACCGCACTGCGATTCCCCAATTTCAGGAAGCCCTACGCCGCCAACCTACGGGAACGGTTCGAGATTTACTTCTCCGAGGTCTTGAAAAGCTGGGAATTTCGATCGATCGGTTTGTCGATCGCTCTCAACTCCATCAAGAGTCGCAAGTCGGATTGCGAAAAGGAATGCCTCAAGCCTTGTCCTGGTTCCCTTTTGGCGCATTACCCAAGGTTCGCTGGCACGATAGAGAAGAACCTGTGCCAATTCAAATTCTCATTTGGTTCATTGTCCAAAGCTACCAGCAGAAAAACCCAGAACCGAGTCCAGTCTTGCGGCAATATGCCAAACTGTGGAAGAAAGAGGACTGCCAGCGATTTGGACAGTTTGTTTTAGAAAGCTGGATTAACCAAGATACACAAGTCGCCAGTGCTGTCAAGGAAAAGGGGATTTTGGCAGTAGCAGGAGCTTGTGGCGGCGCAGCGATGGTTCCTGCGATCGATCGCTACCTGAAAACTTATTTCGGCAATCGATTAGCCCAATGTCTTGCTTTGTTACAAATGCTGACTTGGAGCGATGATTTTGCTGCTATTCAGTTGTTGTTATCTGTTGCTAACCGCTTTCGTACTGCCAAAATTCAAGAAGCTGCACAGCAATGCGTTCAACAATTGGCTCAACGTCAAGGTTGGACATTAGCAGAATTAGGCGATCGTACTATTCCCTGGTGTGGTTTGGCAGAAGATGGTACGCTGCTGTTAGATTATGGCTCTCGACAGTTTACGGCTCATTTAAATGCCGAGTGCCAGCTGGTTTTGAGCGATGATAGTGGTAAAGTTCTCAAGTCTCTCCCGACTGCACGTAAAGACGATGATGCGGAACTGGTGAAAGTCGCCAAGCAACAATGGACAGCAACTAAAAAGCAGCTGGAGTTAGTGCGATCGCAACAGCAAACTCGCCTCTACGAAGCTCTTTGCACTCAACGAAGCTGGACTTTCTCGGATTGGGAAATCTTTCTACATCAAAATCCAATTGTTGGAAGATGGTGTCAACGTTTAATTTGGGCAGTGTTTATTGATAATTCAGTTCATCCCGTACAAACTTTTCGCCCTCAAGAAAATGGTAGTTTGATTGATGCTGAAAATAATGTTGTTACTGTCTCACCTACAGCGTGCGTGCGTCTTGCTCAAGCAACCTTGCTTTCTGATGAATTAACTCAATCGTGGCAAAAACACTTAATTAACTCTCAAATTACACCATTATTTGATAATTGGACAGCGGTATATTCCTTACCCAAAGTTAACCAGGAAATGACTGAAATTACCGATTTTGTCGGACTTTCATTAAGTCGGCATCAGTTACGCCAACGAGCGATGCAGCAAGGTTATTTACCGAAAACGGCAGAATTTGA